Proteins encoded by one window of Lathyrus oleraceus cultivar Zhongwan6 chromosome 1, CAAS_Psat_ZW6_1.0, whole genome shotgun sequence:
- the LOC127115696 gene encoding fatty-acid-binding protein 3, chloroplastic — protein sequence MFGAVSSSTPLCFSPSTRFNLDKGISNSTQTLTYLHSFSLFTPPSLHFSLSKKQPHFFPQLASSLSSSSFSAVNAEYIEEPATNVKFPTSLSFPGCTDSLTLFGTGYREKVFAIIGVKVYAAGLYLNQSIVSDLNAWKGKSTDAIQENSSLFNTIFQSPLEKSLQIILVRNVDGKTFWDALSDAISPRIAKPTTADETALTTFRSVFQDRSLKKGTFIFLTWLNPSKLLVSVSSDGIPSTVDATIESANVTHALFDVFLGDSPVSPSLKSSVAESLSKVLE from the exons ATGTTCGGAGCTGTTTCATCTTCAACACCACTGTGCTTTTCACCTTCAACCAGATTCAATCTTGACAAAGGAATCTCAAATTCAACTCAGACATTAACCTATCTTCACTCTTTCTCACTATTCACACCTCCCTCCCTTCATTTCTCTCTCTCTAAAAAACAACCCCATTTCTTTCCACAACTTGCTTCATCTTTATCTTCATCTTCATTTTCAG CTGTAAATGCTGAATACATTGAGGAGCCAGCGACAAATGTGAAATTTCCGACATCTTTGAGTTTCCCGGGTTGCACAGACTCATTAACCTTATTTGGAACTG GATACAGAGAAAAAGTTTTCGCGATTATCGGCGTCAAGGTCTACGCAGCAGGACTGTATCTAAATCAGTCTATCGTAAGTGATTTGAACGCTTGGAAAGGAAAATCGACAGACGCGATTCAAGAGAATTCTTCCTTGTTCAACACCATTTTCCAAT CTCCGCTTGAGAAATCATTGCAAATCATTCTTGTGAGAAATGTTGATGGTAAAACTTTCTGGGATGCGTTAAGTGATGCCATATCACCAAGAATTGCAAAACCAACAACTGCAGATGAAACTGCATTGACCACTTTCCGTAGCGTCTTTCAAGATCGATCCCTTAAAAAAGGAACTTTCATTTTCTTGACTTGGTTGAACCCCTCCAAATTGCTT GTTTCTGTCTCGTCGGACGGAATTCCATCTACCGTTGATGCTACAATTGAATCTGCAAATGTGACTCATGCTCTCTTTGATGTAT